In Haloarcula ordinaria, the genomic window GAGATATTAGCCAGTAGATGACCTAACACGGCTGTTTCGTCCAATTTGCGTAAATCGATTCCGCTACGATTCGAGATGCACCCGTCGTCGTCGTGTGAATGTACGGATTCACCCGTCTTGAGGACTGATGCGTTTTGACGGCCGTACTGCATACAGAATGCGAGTCGGTCAAGCAGTGGGCTGGATACTGGTTTCCAGACGCATTGCTCTGTGCGTCCGCAGTATCTTAGAGGAGTGCTAGTAGTGAACACACTCGGAAAAGCGTAAAGGGTGAACGCTGAGGGGTCACAGTATGGAACTCGTCGAAGCTACCGCAGAGGACCTCGATGCACTCGTCGAACGCTGGTATTCACTCGCGAAAGCGATGGAAGCGCACGACGAATTGAACGAACTCGTCTACGCAGATGTCGACGAAGTCCCCCACGATGGCTTTCGCACTCATTTCGACGACGAGGCGGTCACCGACTACCTCGTCGTCCACGAGGAGGAGACGATCGGGTTTGTCACGCTCCGAGAGGGCAACCACACATCCCGGAAGTACTCGCAGTACCTTCGCATTGTGAACCTTGCTGTCGATGAGGGCTACCGAAGTCAAGGTCACGGCGAAGAAATTATCGAACGGGTGAAAGACATCGCCCGTGACCAAGGTTGCGACCACCTCAAGGTCTCCTGTGAATGGCGAAACGAGGACGCACGCCGATTCTACCGTGAAACAGGCTTCCGACCGAAGCAAGTCGACTTCGCACAGCCACTGGAGTGACTCAACCCGTGCTCAGTGTGGCGAAATTGAGCCCACAGATAGTTGTTTCATCGCTAATCATCTGCCGCATACACTCTTTGTATCGGTCATACTATTACTGTCAAATATTGAGTGCTCAATCAATGGTCTACTGAATACAGAGCGCGTCTGAGCTGGTGAGTTCGTCACCCGCACCCCACCCAATCTTTTTTCGGTGTCGTGTTCGCGTGTTCGCTATGGTACGGGGCACAGAGATTCTATTCTCAATGGCGGTCGGGTTTCTCCTCGTACACGAACTGGATGCGATTCGCCAACACGAGTGGCGGTTCTTCTTCGCACCGATGTCAATCGGCGACGAGAGTGCGTATTGGGTGTTCACGGCACTGCACGTGCCGCTGTTCGCGGTGCTCCTGGTTTACGCGAACTCCTTAGCGTTCCAGATCGGCTTTGACGGATTTGCAATCGTCCATGGCATGTTGCATCTCGCCTTCCGGAATCACCCGCTGGTTGAGTTCGATAACTGGTTTTCACGGTTTTGGATCTTCGGCGCGTCTCTACTCGGAGTTCTACATCTACTCTTCATACTGTGACTCCCCCTCGGGGAGACAATCTCACTGCGTAGCTAGGTCGTTTCGTTCACGAAGGATTGTGTTCCTGAGCCGGGGCAGATAATGGGTGAGATCAGATGTCGTGAGGATGCCGACGAGTTCACCATCCTCGGTGACCGGGAGCCGCCGGATCGAGTGCTCTTTCATCAGTGTGGCAGCGACGTGGATGTCTTCCGTGCTGGCGATCGTGACGAGTGGCGTACTCAGAAACTCACCCGCACGTACGGAGTCGATATCAGCCCCGGTTGCCACCTGCTGCATGATATCGGTTTCAGTTACGATTCCACTATACTCGCCCGTCTCGGGGTCCACCACGACTGCCGATCCGATGCCGTGATCCGCGAACAGTTTTACCACATCACGGGCCGTCGTCTCTGGCGGAATCGTTCGAGCTGACTGTGTCATCACATCACCGACGAACTGTTCAATCATACAACTAATTCCCGCTTGAGACGGTTAACCTTACCGAGTAAGCAGATGTGCTGGGTGGTTGGCTCGTCTGAGAGATGTTGCAATAATCGGGGCGATGACGATAGATACACCCTCTGGATGAGTCACGCCGAGATTGACAGACAAATGCGTACTACAGAGGACGTCAGTAACTCGGACACCGGAACAGGCTGTGTGGCTGGTCTCATTCCTCGCGGTTGCCGTCCGTTTCCTCAGCCCACCCAGCGTTTGACAGTTCGCCGTTGCGGTCGATTCGGTCCTCCAGCATCTCGTGTACCACTCGGCCGAGGTCATCTAACTCACCATCGATCATCGAAATCGTGCTCGAATCGAGCGACTCAGTCACGTTTCGCCCCGCTGGGCGTCCGAAATAGTTGGAGCGTCGAAACGAAGGCGGTCTTCAGTTGGGTCCCAGTAGAAGTCGAACGCCTGGAACAGGCCGAGATCGCTGACGATCCGAACCTGCTCTTCATTGAGATTCGTGTACTCGGTCCATTCGTTGAATCCCTCCTTCCACGCGCCCTCTTGGAGCAAGTCTTCGAGGTCCTCGCGGTAGAAGTCTTCTGATCCGAGCGTCTCTTCTTGCCACTCGAACTCGCGCGGCATTCCTCGGTTCGAGAGGTCTGGTGGTTCCGGGACCTCGATGTCGAACACCATACTAGTAGTTACACTGATGACATGATAAACCCCATGCAGTTCGATACGAGGCAGACGGGTCTCGCAAAACCGGTATGGATGGAGGGAGCAGACCGACTACGCGTAGCACGTGACAGACAGGCGGGGCAACAATCGCCCGGATCGTCGGTCTATATCCCGAGCCACTCGTCGTTCCGAACTTGATATCCGTTCGCCCGACAGAACTTCGCCGCCTGTCGGCGCACCGCTCGGGACGACGGGAGCTTTTCTTTCTCACGGATTTGCTCGGTGACCCAATCGCGAATGGCTTGGATCCCTTCATCGTCGTCATCGGCGTCGATCGATTTGAGTTCCTTGAACGTCATTTCGTACGCTTTGCGCTGTGTCCAACTGAACTCCGTATTCGAGAGCGTCTTGCTGGCTTCCACGATGTGTTTCATTGCCGCGGCAACTGTCGGTCGCTGTACCTGCACTCGGACGGCGTCCGAAGAGTCGAACGTCTCCTCGTCAGTCTCCGGGATCAGTTCCTTGAGAGTGTAGCTCCCCTCGATAGATTCGACCTCGCGATTGCCGATCGCCGCGACGATCGCACTTCCCGTCGTCGGGAATTGTAACTCATCGAGTTCTGCATCCAAATCGACGAGTGCTGCATCGTCCACCGGTGGCTGTTTTTCGTCACCGCGCTCCAGCTCTGTGTCGATATCACGTTCTCGTTGGCGTCTGTCAGCGTCTCGTGCTTGCTTGTCTCGACCCGATTTGTTGTCTGCCATCCTATAACAATGACGCTCCAGACAGATAGTCCTGTTGTCAGGACCAGGAATTCGGGCGACACCTGCCAATGAAAATCGAGCAGCGGCGCTTGTTGCATACAGGGCGCGAATCGGTCGTGGGCCAGCAGGCGTCTGGTGGTCGGTGAGAGTGATCGAGACGAAGCAGTCATTACTCACGATGGCTCTGTTGGAATCCACGGAGAGGTACAAGTTCGCACGGTACTCTAATTGGATAGAAGCTCCTCCCGAAGTCGCGGGTACCCCGGATTCGGAGTGCCCTCGATATTGAGGAAATCCAGGGCTGGATGCGCGGCGGGGATATCGTAGCGGTGTGTGGCGTCCGCTTCCGGCGGCTGGTCGGTTCCGTGTTTCTCTGCCATCCGGCCCGTCGGCGGCGTTGCCGCCGTCCCGCGACGTGGAATCCCGACCCGCAGTTTGCTCACTGGGTGCGGTTTATTTGACCGAAGGTAGTAACCAGTTCCATGGTAATCGACCACACGGGCGAGACGGTGATCGTGACTGGCGCCGGCCGCGGAATCGGGCGCGAGATAGCCTACCACTTCGCCGACGCCGGGGCGGACGTCGTCGCCGCCGCGCGGACCGAGTCGGAGATCGAGGAGACCGTCGCCGGGATCGAGGAACGCGGGTCGACAGGTCTGGCAGTCCCAACGGACCTGCGGGAGCCGGCGGAGATAGTGGCACTGGTGGACGCTGCGACCGACCACTTCGGCACACTCGACGTGCTGGTCAACAACGCCGCCGTCCACGTCGCGGGCGACCCACTCTCGCGGTCGGTCGAGGACATCGATGCCATGCTCGGCGTCAACCTGCGCGGCGTCTTTCTGCTCTCCCAGGCCTTCGCGAACGCGGTGATAGACGGCGACGGCTCCGGCGGGAGCATCGTCAACATCTCGAGCATCGTGGGCCACCTCAGCGTCCCCGCGATGCCGGTGTACTGCGGGACGAAGGCCGGCGTGTACGGACTCACCCGGGGTTGGCCGGCGAACTGGCACATCACGGAATCAACGTCAACGCAGTGAGCCCGGGGTTAACACGTGTCGAGCGTATCGAGCGACTCCTCGAAGAGAAGGGCGAACTGTACGAGATAGACGCCATCCCGCTCGGCCGCCTAGGGGAACCCGAGGACATCGCGAACGCCGTTCTCTACCTGACCTCGGACCTGGCCTCGTACGTCACCGGTGTGGACCTGCCCGTCGACGGCGGCGCCGTGCGGACGTCGGTGCTGTACCGGGACCAGTACCTGAGCGAGTGACGGTCTACACGAGAAGCGGGTGAACGGAAGACCCGATTTAGCCTTACGCTTCGTCCCACTGGTGGGTGGGCGACCCGCCGACGAAGGAGACGAAGTTCATCCCGCCATCGGGGAACTTCCAGGGACCGTGGGGAATCTGCTGGCCGTAGATGTAGTCACCTGCAGTCAACTCCCGGCCGTCGACGAGGATCCGGCCCTCGAGAATGAGGCAGGCGTGGGCGCTCTCGTGGGTGTGCTCCGGTTCGAAGTAGCCTTCGGGGTACTTCACCAGCATGTCCGTGCGTCCCTCGGCCTCGTTCTCGTTGATTATCTTGACCTGCAACCCCTCCGGGAGACCGAGCAGCTCGGCGTCGTCCCAGTCGACCTCGTCGGCCTCGACCGAGAGGTCCAGTCCGACGTCGACGACCGCGGGTTCCTGCGGGGAGACGGGGTCGAATTCGCGGGGCATGGTCATTCGTTGTACAGGACGACCCGCAGTGCGTTCTCGTCGGGGTCGGTCCGCGCGTGGTAGGCGGCGTCGAACTCCTCGAGGTCGAACTCGTGGGTGATGAGCGGGGTCAGGTCGACCTGGTCCGAACGGACGAGGCGCTCGCTGGGCTCGGACTTGTTCGCGTGGGCGCGGTTGCCGACGAACTCCTTTTCGTCCAGCGCGATCTGGGCGACAGGGATCTCGTTGAGCGCCTCCGTCGGGACGCCGTCGACGCTGATTCGGCCACCCTTCCGCGTCATCTCGACGGCCTGTCGGACCGTCTGGGCGATGCCGACGGCCTCGAGGGTGACGTCGACGCCGTGGCCGCCAGTCAGTTCGCGGACCTGTTCGACCACGTCGTCGTCGTGGTACGAGATGGTGTCCGTGGCGCCCAGCTCGGCGGCCATCTCGTTTTTCGACGGGTTCCCGATGGCGATGACGTCGCTCGCGCCCATCGACACGGCGTGCTGGACGAGACAGAGACCGATCGTCCCGGTCCCGATGACGGCGACGGTGTCGCCGGCGTCTATCTCTCCGCGGTGGGAGCACTGCAGGGCGATCGCGTTGGTGTCGAGCAGTGCTGCCTCGCCCCACGGGATGGTGTCGTCGAGGTGGTGGAGCATGTCTTCGGGGACGGTGACGTACTCCGCGTAGGCACCGTCCATCGTATGACCGATCTGGCGGTGGCCGGAGTCGAAGTCGCCGTAGTTGTCACAGAGGTTGTACCGGCCCTCACGACACATCCGGCAGTAGCCACAGCCAGAGGGCGTCTCGCCGAAGACACGGTCACCGGGCTCGAACCGGTTGACGGAGTCGTGGACGTCGACGACCTCACCGGCGTACTCGTGACCGGGGATGAACGGATAGGAAGGCGGCCACTCGTCGTACTTGCCGTTCATCAGTTTCGGGTCGGTGCCACAGATGGCGACGGCGCGCATGCGGAGGAGGACGTTCTCCACCTCGTCGACCGCTGGCGTCTCGGTTTTCTCTACTGCCCACTCGCCCGGGGCGTGTAGCACGACGGCTTCCATCTCGTCCGGAATCCCTCGTTGGCTCTCTTGTGCCATACAGGTATCATGAGGGGAGAGATATTAACAACCATTAAAGATGCAAACTGCGCGCGCTCGTCCCGCGATGCGGAACTTTAAGCACGACGCGGTACCATATCACACAGACGGATGAGCGAGAACAGTGCAGCGAGGATAAAGTCGGTCCAGACCGCCCTCGCCGTTATCGAGACGCTGTACGAGCGCGATGGGGCGCGCGTCGACGAAGTCGCCGACGCCGTCGACGTCTCGAAGAGCTCCGCCCACCGCCACCTCACGACCCTCGAACGGGAGAACTACGTCGTCAGGGAGGGCGACGAGTACGTCCTCAGCCTCCAATTCCTCGAACTCGGCGACTACGTCGGGGGCCGCAAGGGGATATTTCGGCTCGCGGAACCCAAGGTCCGAGAGATCGCCGATGAGACCGGCGAACGCGCCCAGTTCGTGGTCGAGGAACACGGGTACGTCCGCTACGTCCACCGCGCCACGGGCGACCGGGCGGTCAAGACAACCTCCGGCGTCGGCAAGCGGGTGCGGATGCACGCCGTCGCCGCCGGCAAAGCCATCCTCGCCGAACTCCCCGAAGAGCGGGTCCGCAACATCATCGCCGAGCGTGGCCTGCCCGCATTCACCGAGCACACCATCACCGACGAAGCGCGACTGTTCGAGGAACTCGGCGATATCCGCGAACGCGGGGTCGCCTTCGCCGACGAGGAGTTGGTCGAGGGGCTCCGCGCCGTCGGCGTCCTCATCCGCGGGTCCGACGACCGGGTCCTAGGGGCGCTGACCGTCGCGGGCCCGACCCACCGCTTGAAAGACGACGTCTGGCGCGAGGACATCCCCAATCTCCTGCTCGGTACCGCGAACGAGCTCGAACTGAAAATTGAGTACGAGTGAGCGCGATAGGAAGTGGCTCGGAGACGGAATCAGATCCCCGAAGTAGGGATTGCCGTTGACTTGTTGGCAAAGAGTCGACGACTGAACCCCGCTCATGCTGAACCCATTCAGAGAGAGCCCGTCCACTCCTGCTCGCCGGTCGACCGGCTCGGCAGTTCGGCTCGACGACCAGCGAAGAGTCTGTCCCGCGTGCTAATGGAAACGCCAATCGAAGGTCAGTCGTCGGCGGAAGGAGCCTCGGCCTGCCCCTGCCAGAGGTTCGCGTACGTCCCGCCGCTCGCGACCAGTTCCTCGTGTGCCCCCTGCTCGACGATACGGCCCTCATCCATCACGACGACCTCGTCGGCGTTCCGAATCGTCGAGAGCCGGTGGGCGATGATGAACGCGGTCCGCTCCTCGACCAGCCGCTCGAGGCTCTCCTGGATCAGCTCCTCGGTCTCCGTGTCGACGTCGGAGGTGGCCTCGTCGAAGACGATGATCTCGGGGTCGTTGAGCAGTGCCCGGGCGATGGCGAGGCGCTGGCGCTGGCCGCCCGAGAGCTTGATGCCCCGCTCGCCTATCTGGGTGTCGTACCCGCTGGGGAGTTCCGCGATGAACTCGTCGGCCGCGGCGGCTTCGGCCGCCCGCTCAACCTGGGCCCGGGCGCTCCCGTCGTCGGCTCCCGACCACTCGGCCTCAAGGGTCTCGCGGTCGCCGTAGGCGATGTTCTCCGCGACGGTCCCCGAGAACAGGTACGGATTCTGCTCGACGATGGCGATGGTATCCCGTAACGACTGGAGGTCGTACTGCCGGACGTCGGTCCCGTCGACCCGGACTGCCCCCTCGTCGACGTCGTGGAACCGGGGAATGAGCTTCAGGAGCGTCGACTTGCCGGCCCCGGTCGCCCCGGCAAGCCCGATGGTCGTCCCCGCGGGGACGTCGAGCGAAACGTCGTGGAGGACAGGCTCACGGTCCCCGTACGAGAAGGTGACGTCCTCGAAGGTGACGTCCCCGTCGACCATCTCGGGGACGTGTGCCGGGTCGGGGCTGGTGATAGTGGGCTCGCGGCCGAGCAGCCCGAACACGCGCTCGGCACTGGACTTCGCGAGCTGGTACTTGTTCGCCGACTTCCCGACCCGACGCATCGGGGAGTAGAGCCGCCGCAACAGGAGGAAGAAGAGTGCGAACCCACCGAGGGTGAGCGCCTCTGCCTCGCCGGGAATACCGGTGATGATGTCGGTCCCACCGATATAGAGAACGAGGACGAACACGACGCCAGTCAGCAGCCGGAGGGTGGCGAAGAACCCGCGTCGGATTCGCAGCGCCGCGACTTTCTCGTCGTGGTAGGCCTCACTCTGCTCGGCGACCCGACCGTGTTCGAAGCCGTAGCGGTCGAACGCCTTGATCACCGCGGCGCCGCCGAGGTTGTTCTCGAGTCGCGTGTTCAGCCGGGCGACGGTCTCGCGGATTGACTTGTATCGAGGCTCGATCCAGGTGAGAAACTGTCCGCTGGCCAGCCCGATGATCGGGACCGGTGCCAGCGCGATGAGCGCCAGTTTGGGCGAGTACGTCCAGAGGATGATGGCGATACCGCCGACCGTCGCGACCACCCGGATGAGCTGTCGGAACTCCGTATTGAGGAACTGCTCGAGGCGGTTGATGTCGCTGTTGAGGATCGACATCATCCCGCCGGTCTGGTGGTCGGTGAAGAAATCCATCGAGAGCCGCTGGAGGTGGTCGTACGTGTCGTTCCGAAGATCACGCTGGACCTTCTGGGCGGTCGCTTGGAGCAGATAGCGGGAGGCAAAGCGGGCGACCGACCGGACCAGGTACGCGAGGACCGCGATGAGGACGAGCTGTTCGAGCAGCGCGAGGCGGGCCGCCTCGCCGGTGATCTCACCTGGCGGGAGCAAGCCCAGGTCGGTCAACAGTCCCGCGTCGGCCGAGCCACGAATCGCGCGGTCGATAGCGGCCGCGACGACGATCGGCGGGACGAGTCGGGCGAACCGCGTGAGGAACGCCGCGAGCACGCCGAGCGTGAGGGTGGGCCAGTAGCGTTTGGCGTAGCCGAGCAAGCTCACCATCGGGTGACCGTCGACGTTCTCCCGGACGTGTTCGAACCCGCCGTGGTCGTCTGTCACTGTGCTCGCTAACGGTCTCGTATACAAGTATCCGGTGACATGACGCTGTTGAAACCCGTCGCTGATAGTTCGTTGCAAACTTGCTGTATTTACAGCGCAGAGTCAGCACGCTCGGGGGGTAATCAGTGAAGGCTGATGGGCGATACGTGCAGGAGGAGCACTTCTCGACGGGGAACAGGCACCGTACTAGTCTATCTAGTCCGGGGGATATTTACCAGTGAAGTTAGAACCGTTCCGACATGTCTGGTAAGCCCTCCATTCCTCAGGCACAAGCGGTATCGTCATATATCGAAGACGGCGCACGTATTGCGGCGATTCTCATCATTTGGGGAGTTATCTCTGCGGTGTTCACATACGGAGTGAGTGATCTTGGACTGCCCTTCGAGCAACTCTGGCTCCAACTCGGGCAGGTCTTTGCTGTTACTGGTGTGCTTAACGCTATCCTGTATCTCCTGTACCGCGCCACCGATTACTGGCACCACACCGCCTGACTCTCACCATACCTTTGGAGTAGCGATCAATCTGCACACCTACTGACTTCTGTAACCACTCACCCTCGCTTTGAGATGAACCAAAACAACGGTAGCGACTTCTCTCACAAGTCACAATCCGGTCCATAGGGTCCAAGGCTGTATCACGCAGAGGAGAAACCCCTGTCAAAGCCAGCAGAATACACCTGCTGAATACAGCGCGCGTCTCGGCCGGATACTTCGCCTGAAATTGACGCGTCTTACGGTGCGGTTTCGTACCAGGCAGGGGATGGCAACAGAGTCTGGTAGTACTTTCGAAAGCGGAGGAGAAGAATCAAGTCTGTTCTACTATCGAGGCCATCCCAGATGGACGCCATTCATCCGTACTATGTGACGGAGTGTACGCCCGAGAACGAACCCACAGACCGCAACGGGGAGTCCAAATCCAGCTGCGAATAGTATCGCCATACCCACTGCGTTTGGAAGCGACACGACCTGGTTTCCCCACGTGTAGGTGACGGTCGTTCCGTATCGGGTAACGGCTGCACCAAAGATGGGTGCGCTCACGAGGAGGCCTGTCGGGAGCAGTCCCGAATTGGCACCGGCACTAATCGCTCCGAGCACGAGCAAACTGCCGACGGCGAGGAAGATAGCCAGCGATGGGTCGGTGCCGAACCACGTCCCACGGACCCAGACGGTCAATGTCTCGTAGCCGACTGTCGAGACGACTCCCCAGGACGTTACGAGCGCCAATACCGGGGATAAGAGCGCGATGACCAGCGAAACGTCGTGACGCGTCCCCAGGACGACGGTTCGTAGCGGCCCGGTCACGAACTGTTTGACAGGCCCGGAGAGGACCATCCTCGATTTGCTGTGGGCACTGGCTCCAGCGACCAGACCGCGCGAGTGAGTCGATGAAGGAGGTCCCATATCGTCAGCGTCATCGAACGGATAGCACCGGCTATTCGTTCCACCGTCACAACGAGGAACATAGTCGCGTCGGTAGCCGCAGACTGGAGGGAGGACCAATCGGAGCGCATATTCGAGGATTACTACCGAATCGGCATAGCCACGCGGTAAACTAAAACGCAAATTAAAGCCTCTGAATCGGTCACCTTATCCCTGACAGCACTCGCGTAGTTCGTCGAGGACGTGCTGCAGAGAGGGGGCGAATCATCACTCTACCCGTTCTACATCGCTACTTTCGAACCTTTCGCCCCCCTCATCACCGCCGGTCACGTTGACCTTCCACCCATCAGCCTCGACAATTTCCCTGATGATACCTAGTCCGTACCCAGTCCCTCCCTGGGACGTTGAGTAGCCAACATCGAAAAATTCGTCACGCGAATCTGAGGGTGCCGAGGGGTTTCAGAATCCGCAGAGATGAAACTGCTGTCTATCACCCCATAGAACTATATTTCAGATGTTTCAATGCATTTAATGATCAGCTACTAGTATGAAAAATCCACTGTATACCACGCTAACGTTCCTATTTGTCATCATGGTCGTTTTCGCTGCCGGACCAGCAACGGGAGCGACCACACCGTCACCCCCTCCCGCGGATCACCGAGAGTCGCCGGAGCTGAGACCGTCTGTGGGAACGGGTGGGGGAGTAGCGCCGGCGGCGCAAGTCGAATTCGAGACGAAAGGCTCGGGAGCGGTACAGGAACTCGTCATTGTCGAGCGTGTCGACCGTGATGGTGACGGCTACGCATCGGGATTCCGCCTCAAGGTCGTCAGCGACACGCGTCCGAAGGACCCAAAAGAGAACGGCCAGGCCGGGCGGTCGACAGCCAAACTGTTCTCGGTCCTCATCGGGGGTCCGTTCAAGAAACTGCATAATTTCTTCACCAAAGAAGCGTCGGATGAATTCTTCGCCCCCGGCCAAGTGGTGCGAGCGGTTACCGCCGACGGGACCCGCGATGTTGTGACGTACCGGCCCATCGGCCCGAAAAAGTACCTCGGCCCCGGCGAAGAAGCCGACGAAACGCCGCTTTTCGTCGGAACCGCACGCGAGGGGTCGGCGTGGACACACGAGAGTCACGCCATCGGAATGTCGCAGTTTCTCGGACCAGACGAGGAGCGAACGACCATCGAATCAGTCACGCTCGAAGCCTGCTGGGATCCAGAAGCGAGAGGATCACTGACGGGGAAAGACTTCGATGCATGCCTCCAGCCGACTGACATCCCCGACCAGGGCTTCGCCGCCATATTCGACTCGCTATACGGCACACCGCCGTTCGTGTTCGTCCCCGACGAGCCGCTGAAGGTCGAATCCCCCGAGCAGGACCAGACCGAGACGATGACCGTCACGTCGAACGTCGACGGAGCCGTCGTCACGATCGACAGAGAGCGCGTCGGGACGACGCCGTGGAGCGGAGAGGTTCCGACCGACGTGGGGAGGGACGGCCCAGTCCGCGTCACTGTGGCCGACCAGGGCTATCTCCCTGAGACGCGCCGC contains:
- a CDS encoding GNAT family N-acetyltransferase, which encodes MELVEATAEDLDALVERWYSLAKAMEAHDELNELVYADVDEVPHDGFRTHFDDEAVTDYLVVHEEETIGFVTLREGNHTSRKYSQYLRIVNLAVDEGYRSQGHGEEIIERVKDIARDQGCDHLKVSCEWRNEDARRFYRETGFRPKQVDFAQPLE
- a CDS encoding DUF6713 family protein; translated protein: MVRGTEILFSMAVGFLLVHELDAIRQHEWRFFFAPMSIGDESAYWVFTALHVPLFAVLLVYANSLAFQIGFDGFAIVHGMLHLAFRNHPLVEFDNWFSRFWIFGASLLGVLHLLFIL
- a CDS encoding cyclic nucleotide-binding/CBS domain-containing protein, with amino-acid sequence MIEQFVGDVMTQSARTIPPETTARDVVKLFADHGIGSAVVVDPETGEYSGIVTETDIMQQVATGADIDSVRAGEFLSTPLVTIASTEDIHVAATLMKEHSIRRLPVTEDGELVGILTTSDLTHYLPRLRNTILRERNDLATQ
- a CDS encoding DUF5789 family protein, with the translated sequence MADNKSGRDKQARDADRRQRERDIDTELERGDEKQPPVDDAALVDLDAELDELQFPTTGSAIVAAIGNREVESIEGSYTLKELIPETDEETFDSSDAVRVQVQRPTVAAAMKHIVEASKTLSNTEFSWTQRKAYEMTFKELKSIDADDDDEGIQAIRDWVTEQIREKEKLPSSRAVRRQAAKFCRANGYQVRNDEWLGI
- a CDS encoding SDR family NAD(P)-dependent oxidoreductase; protein product: MVIDHTGETVIVTGAGRGIGREIAYHFADAGADVVAAARTESEIEETVAGIEERGSTGLAVPTDLREPAEIVALVDAATDHFGTLDVLVNNAAVHVAGDPLSRSVEDIDAMLGVNLRGVFLLSQAFANAVIDGDGSGGSIVNISSIVGHLSVPAMPVYCGTKAGVYGLTRGWPANWHITESTSTQ
- a CDS encoding SDR family oxidoreductase; translation: MSPGLTRVERIERLLEEKGELYEIDAIPLGRLGEPEDIANAVLYLTSDLASYVTGVDLPVDGGAVRTSVLYRDQYLSE
- a CDS encoding cupin domain-containing protein, giving the protein MPREFDPVSPQEPAVVDVGLDLSVEADEVDWDDAELLGLPEGLQVKIINENEAEGRTDMLVKYPEGYFEPEHTHESAHACLILEGRILVDGRELTAGDYIYGQQIPHGPWKFPDGGMNFVSFVGGSPTHQWDEA
- a CDS encoding zinc-dependent alcohol dehydrogenase, translated to MAQESQRGIPDEMEAVVLHAPGEWAVEKTETPAVDEVENVLLRMRAVAICGTDPKLMNGKYDEWPPSYPFIPGHEYAGEVVDVHDSVNRFEPGDRVFGETPSGCGYCRMCREGRYNLCDNYGDFDSGHRQIGHTMDGAYAEYVTVPEDMLHHLDDTIPWGEAALLDTNAIALQCSHRGEIDAGDTVAVIGTGTIGLCLVQHAVSMGASDVIAIGNPSKNEMAAELGATDTISYHDDDVVEQVRELTGGHGVDVTLEAVGIAQTVRQAVEMTRKGGRISVDGVPTEALNEIPVAQIALDEKEFVGNRAHANKSEPSERLVRSDQVDLTPLITHEFDLEEFDAAYHARTDPDENALRVVLYNE
- a CDS encoding IclR family transcriptional regulator; translated protein: MSENSAARIKSVQTALAVIETLYERDGARVDEVADAVDVSKSSAHRHLTTLERENYVVREGDEYVLSLQFLELGDYVGGRKGIFRLAEPKVREIADETGERAQFVVEEHGYVRYVHRATGDRAVKTTSGVGKRVRMHAVAAGKAILAELPEERVRNIIAERGLPAFTEHTITDEARLFEELGDIRERGVAFADEELVEGLRAVGVLIRGSDDRVLGALTVAGPTHRLKDDVWREDIPNLLLGTANELELKIEYE
- a CDS encoding ABC transporter ATP-binding protein, whose translation is MTDDHGGFEHVRENVDGHPMVSLLGYAKRYWPTLTLGVLAAFLTRFARLVPPIVVAAAIDRAIRGSADAGLLTDLGLLPPGEITGEAARLALLEQLVLIAVLAYLVRSVARFASRYLLQATAQKVQRDLRNDTYDHLQRLSMDFFTDHQTGGMMSILNSDINRLEQFLNTEFRQLIRVVATVGGIAIILWTYSPKLALIALAPVPIIGLASGQFLTWIEPRYKSIRETVARLNTRLENNLGGAAVIKAFDRYGFEHGRVAEQSEAYHDEKVAALRIRRGFFATLRLLTGVVFVLVLYIGGTDIITGIPGEAEALTLGGFALFFLLLRRLYSPMRRVGKSANKYQLAKSSAERVFGLLGREPTITSPDPAHVPEMVDGDVTFEDVTFSYGDREPVLHDVSLDVPAGTTIGLAGATGAGKSTLLKLIPRFHDVDEGAVRVDGTDVRQYDLQSLRDTIAIVEQNPYLFSGTVAENIAYGDRETLEAEWSGADDGSARAQVERAAEAAAADEFIAELPSGYDTQIGERGIKLSGGQRQRLAIARALLNDPEIIVFDEATSDVDTETEELIQESLERLVEERTAFIIAHRLSTIRNADEVVVMDEGRIVEQGAHEELVASGGTYANLWQGQAEAPSADD